TTTCTTTTTCATTAGCATAGTTTTTAAAAAATACTGGCACTCAGTCCGACACTGTAGGTTGCCATACGCGGATAATTTCCGTTCCCGTCATTTGTTCCAGGGCTATCGACATCAATACGTTCGGGGTCAAGGCCTTCCCATTTCGTGAACGTGAACACATCTTGTGCATTAACATATATTCTAAAATTTTTTATGCTTTTGCCGATTTTAGGAAATGTATAGCCAAGCTGCAGAGACTTGATGCGGAAAAAGGCTGCATTGCTAAGCCAAACATCACTGAGTAGCGTATTAGGGCTTGGGCCTGTCCATAGACGTGGGAAACGGCTATTCGGATTGTCGGGACTCCAATGGTTTGCTACATATTCAACGCGTGGTGCACCGAGGTCGTTACTATTTCCGTCAACATAAACTGGATAGGCTTCTTGCCCAATCAAGCGGCCCGTGCGCTTTCCGATCCCCTGACCCAATGCTGAGAAATCCCAGCCTTTATAGCGAAAGTCCAGATTTATAGCATAGTTATAATGGGGAAGAGGGTCTGCCAGGTAGCTTCGGTCCTCATCATTGATAATACCATCCTGATTTTTATCTACATAGCGGATATCTCCAGGTTTTGAATTTGGCATTTTAGCAGGAGTTGCATCCACTTCCGCCTGCGTTTGGAAATAGCCATCAGACTGGAAACCATAATAATTGTTGATTGGGACACCTTTGTACCATATTCGGTTATTATCGCCTTTAAAGATCAATCTATCGTTTTCATTGTAACCAGCTTTGAGCATTCGGTTGCGGTTATCAAAAAGCATTCCACCGATGGTATACGAAAAATCGTCCTTTTTGTCTGACCAGCTTGCAGATAGTTCCCAACCATTATTTTCCACGGCGCCGATGTTGACTGCAGATTCAAGACTATTTGATCCCGTGAGCGGAGGAACGGCAAATTGATCATAAATAAGATCGTATGAATTTTTATGATAAATTTCAGCAGTAAAGGATAGTCTATTTTTAAATGCATTGACGTCTAGGCCCAGGTTCCATTGCTTCTGTTTCTCCCAAGAGAAATTTGGATTGGGAACACGTATTGTCCAGCCCCAGGTGTCTACAGATTCCTGCCAGAGGTATGGCGCTACATTTTCGTTTCCTATAAGTCCATAGGAAGCTCGTATCTTAATGTTATTAACTGTTCCCGATTCGAGAATAGGTTTAAAAAAATGTTCGTTATGTAAGTTCCAGGCGAAAGCTCCCGAGGGAAAAAATCCCCAACGATGACCAGGGGCAAACTTGCTGCTTCCGTCTGAACGTCCGGTTAATTCCAAAATATAGCGGTTGTTAAAAGAATAATTTAGTTTACCGAAAAATGAAGCTTTGCTAATTTCTCTAAAATCAGTGAAGGTATAATTCATCACCTCTGACCCTGCAGTAAGATAAATCTTGTCTTTGTCCTGGCGGAGCTCCTTGTTGAAGTTAATCAGCATCCGTGCAGTAAGCTGGCTTTCACTAACACCTTGTGAGGCATTGACATCATTTCCCCAAATTGCTGCCGGAGCACCATTTTCATCAAAGAACTTATAGGTCAGTCTTTTTTGTTTATTGGCCGATTTGTTAATCATGTAGGACACGTTTCCTTCAATATTAAAATTGCTGTTGATGTTATATTTGGGACGTAAGTTGATTGTACTGCGATCATACATATTGTTTTTTGTACCACCGTGTTTTATTGAAGCAATTGGGTTGATATTGTTATGCAGAATATAGTGTTCGGGAAGTTCAGAATCATAAAAAATTTGTTGCGTTGGGTTCAAGCGCCAAGCCTGTTTATAAAGGCCGTGTCCGTCATCATTTGCCAATAATCGATCTACCTGTAAACGGTGTGCGTAGAAGTCGGCCATTAATACAAATTTATCGGCGATGTTAATATTCGTATTGAAGCGGGCTGAAAACTTTTGAGTGCCTTCAATCTTATTGAGGCCATTTTCTTTTATATGGCCGAGCATTAAATTAAAAGTACCAACGCCACCACCCCCGGATATACTCGCGTTATTATTAATCGCTGTCGAAGTCCGTTCCATGACCTGATCGAGCCAATTGACCTCCTTTAATTCTCCGGAGGCATATTGGTTAATTGTTTCTTCGGGGTAGATTGCAGGTTGACCCTGTTGGATTAAGGTTTCGTTTCGCAATTTCATGAAATCGACAGCACCGACAAATTTCGGAAGATCAATCGGTTTGTTGACTGCAAACCAGTTGTTGGTAACGACTTTAAATTGTCCCGTCTGTCCACGCTCCGTTTCGATGATGATAACACCATTTGCACCACGGGAACCATACATGGAGGCTGAGGCGGCATCTTTTAAAACGGTAATGCTTTTAACCTGATTGGGGTCAATGTCGTGGATGCTCTGTTCCATACCGTCGACGATGACCAAGGGATCTGCATTTTGTAAGGTACTTATTCCGCGAATAGAGATGGTAGCCGGAACACTTCCTGGCATACTGTTTCCGCGCATCATTGTGACTCCTGGGATCGTTCCTGAAAAAGCATCTTGCATTTTAAAAATTGGGCGATTTTTAATTTTCTCCATATCCATTTGGGATACGGAAGATGCAATGTGTTTTTTGTCTACTTCGGAGAAGCCAACAACCACAACTTCATCAAGTCCCACTTCATCCGCGTCCATAATAACATTGAGCTCCGATTTATTGTTAATCGGGATTTCCAGCTGCTTAAATCCGACAGCACTAAAAATCAGGGTTCCTTTTTTGCCATCGGGGAGTGTCAGTTGGAACTCTCCTTTCGTATTCGACGAAGTTCCTGTATTGGAACCTTTTAGCAGGATGCTGACAGCAGACAATAGATTTCCCTTCGTATCATGTACTTTTCCTTTTATGACTTGTTGCTGCAGATTGGATATGCCGGAGGTACTTTGTTCTGGCAAAGAAATATCTTCATTTTTACGCTTGATAACAACAGTGCCACGATGTAACATGTAATAAAAAGCGCTACTCTTGAAAATTTGATCCAAGGCCTTATCGAGTGATACAGCTGTGATTTCAACGGTTGCTTTTTCATTTTTCAGCAATCCTTCTTTAAAGATAAAATGTATACCAGTCTGTTTGGTAATGCTTTCCAGCACAGTTTCAATCCTGGTATTCTGGGCATGTAAAGTAATCTGAGCGGAGCTTGAAGCGTAGGCGCCCATCATGGATGTCGCCAATAAGATTCCTGTCAGTTTCATTTTTAATAAATGGTTCAGAGTTTTCCCTTTGTCAACGGGACATAAGGTCCCTTTTGAATAAAATAAATTATTCATAAATTGGTATAGAATTAATGGTTTATGATCAGTGTTAATTCAAATTTGATGCAGGAGTATTTGCCGTACTTCTGCATTTTTATCCTATTAATTTAGGTTTTTCGCTTTTTTACATACAAAGTCCTCCTTAATAAGTTTATCGGTTTACAATTAGTTATCTATTTAAAATTAGTTATCAGTTTACAATTAGTTATCGGTTCACAATTAGTTTATCCTTGTCAATGGTCAATTTATAACCTGTCAAATCTTTTAGTACATTACAAAGTTCCGCCAGCGTTACATCTCTTTTCATGCTACCTTCATATCGTTCATTATTTAAAGGGATTTTGCAATCGACCTGAATTCCATACCAGCGGCTTATTTCATCAAGTATCTGTTGCATATCTTTATTTTTAAAATAAAAATAACCGTCTTTGAAGGCTGTGGCTTCGGCTTTACTGGCTAAAGGAAAAGTTTTCAGTTTTTTTTCGATAATCTGCGTCTCGCTACCGGCATTCATATAGATTTCGTGTTCTTCGTTGCTGACTTTAAGCTTTCCTTCTGTCAATGATACTCTCGTATTTGCACGATAGGAATTTACATTGAAAGCTGTTCCGATCGCTTGTATATTGATATGATTTGTTTCAACGATGAAAGGCCTATGTACATCTTTCGCAACTTCAAAATAGGCTTCACCTTTTAGTATTACTCTCCGCTCTTTTTTATCAAAATTTGCTTTATAGCTGAGCTCTGAGGCAGCATTTACCCACACTTTAGTGCCATCGCTAAGGGTTAATACCATAGTAGACCGTTTGGGAACTATTAAGGTGTTACGTAGGTTTTCTGTTGAGTTGGATGCGTATACAAGTTGCCCATCTTTTAATTCGATACCCTGAGCAAAATATTGGATGGCTTTTTTTTCGGTTAATCGTATTTCTTTTCTCCCCTCAATTTTTAAAATTGCACCTGCTCCACCGGGAAGAACATCATTTTTGTGTCCATATATCTTGTCAGGAATTAAATAGCTTACCGACTTTTCGCGCTGTTGCTTTTGCCATAACAGTGTTAGGGCAAGTATTACAGCAGCCGCTATTCCAATAATTTTGTACGGTATTTTGTTTAAGGAGAGGTATTTCTTTTTTGGTTGTAAAACAGTCTTCTTTGCCGTGAATTTTTGCTGTGTGATTAGCCATTCTTGTTTTACATCAGTACTGCGAAGATCAAATGGAGCATAAATATCAGTATGTGATAGCCGACGAGACAAGCTATCCCTTGCGCTGGGATATTTTTGTAAGAGATTTTTTAATTGGTCTTCTTTGTCGGATGGTAGCTCACCATCTTTTAATAGAAGAGCAATCAGTTCTGCTAATAATATTTTGTCGGTTTTTATCATAATTCATAAGCTAAATAACTTGAAGGATCGATATGGGTGATCGTTCCATCGAAAAAAGTGGAGGATTATTTGTAAAGCGTTGTGTGTTAGAATGTAAAAAACGTAAAAAGTATGTTTAGAAATTTCCTTTTTAGCAGATTTATCGCACGCATCCGTTGTGTTTTTACCGTATTTACCGAAACATTGAGTTCCTGTGCCACCTCCTCGTACTTCATTCCGTCCAGATAGATTAAGCGGCAGACTCGTTGACAACCTTCGGGCAATTCATTGAGTTCCCGGTGAAGAGCTCCGATCAATTCTGCATTTATTAAATTATCCAGGATATCGTTTTCATCCGGCTGGTCAGTATTAAATTCGCTCCGTACACGATCAAATACCACATTTCTTCGCTTGATATTCATCGCTAAATTTTTTACAGCGCTATAGAGGAAGCTTTTAATGACGGGCTCTCCCTTTAGTAGCAAGTCCTGTCTACCCATTAGAACGACAAATGCGTCCTGCACGATGTCTTTTGCAATTTCCTCTGAGCCAACCCATGGAAATGCAAATACGCTGAGTTGCAGAAAATATTTGTTAAAATAATATTCTGTGGATAACATATCGTTTGCTTTTTTATGTAAAATATAAATTTTAAAAGTGATATAAAGAATAATATTAGAGATTTTATGTAGGTAAAACCTTTTACAAATTTGAAGGTTCATGACTGCTGTTCCACTCGTCAGCAGCATAATTCATCGCTTTTACGAGCTGGCACTTGGGTGAAGTGTTCTTTATTTCCTTTGCGAACCATATTCCGATTTCATTGATCAGCAGAAAACCGAGAATTATTTTTGAAATTTATGCATAATCATTTGGTTATCATATATATCCTGGTTGTAGCGTACTTATCAATGTACGTGAAAATAACAGCCCATTAATGGAGTTATTAAAAAAACTGTGCTTATGGCTTGCCGTAAAATAAGAGAATATTTTTCTTAGTATTGTATAATACTATACCAAATTGATCAAATGATGAAAAGAATACTGGGACTTGAATTAGGGACCAGTTCTATTGGTTGAGCATATGTATTGAAAGCGTAGGACAATGAAATTTTCAGGATTGAAAAATTGTGTGTATGCGTCAATCCATTAACGACAGATGAGCAACAATTGTTTAATACTAAAATCCAAAAATGGTTTAAAAAATTGTGTCAAATAAAATTTATATTCTGCAAAAGACTACAAAACTCCTGAAAATTATACTTAGTGATACAATGCTATACGTAATTGAGCGAATTGAGATGTGTTTCAAACTCAATATCGAATTACTTCCATCGTTGATAAGTCAATGGTCACTTACAGTGTATTGCCATTGTTAGCCACAGTTACTTTTTTGATGTATAATATTCTTTCCAGGTTTTTATCCTTGCAACAAACATTTTTAGGTAGTTTTCCGTCAAAAAGATATTCGACCAATCAAACCTTTGTGCTTGAACGCCGAGATAAAAAGCAAAAATAGCTGCCCCAGCTTCTGGAATTAGTTTAATTTCTTTTTTCGTAATCGCTCTTACCTTTTGGTAACCATTAAGGAAGCTTTCAACTTTTGATTCATAGCTTTCTTTATTTATCTCTATGTGAAATAATTGGATAAAGAAATAACCAATATCTAAAAACAAAAAGCCATTACCGCAATTGTCAAAGTCGAAAATGGTTATTTCTTCTTTATTATTTACACTTACATTATCATACCAAATATCGAGATGAACTATTCCTTTCTTAACTTCTGATTGTTCTATTTCTCGAAATGTATTGGAGATTTCAAAACCTATTTCTTTAAGATATTGCATCTCGCTCAAATCCTCTGCGAAATAATGCTTTAATAATTCGTATGATTTATTTAAAAGTAATTCTGAATTATAGTTGGTTCTATTTATGTTTTTATTTGAAGTAATGGTGTGAAACCTTGCCATTAGAGATCCCATTTCATAACAAGTTTCATTATCCATAAATCTCATCTTTTTTCCTTCAGCATATGAAAATAGTACAATGTAGCGCTGC
The genomic region above belongs to Sphingobacterium zeae and contains:
- a CDS encoding SusC/RagA family TonB-linked outer membrane protein, translating into MNNLFYSKGTLCPVDKGKTLNHLLKMKLTGILLATSMMGAYASSSAQITLHAQNTRIETVLESITKQTGIHFIFKEGLLKNEKATVEITAVSLDKALDQIFKSSAFYYMLHRGTVVIKRKNEDISLPEQSTSGISNLQQQVIKGKVHDTKGNLLSAVSILLKGSNTGTSSNTKGEFQLTLPDGKKGTLIFSAVGFKQLEIPINNKSELNVIMDADEVGLDEVVVVGFSEVDKKHIASSVSQMDMEKIKNRPIFKMQDAFSGTIPGVTMMRGNSMPGSVPATISIRGISTLQNADPLVIVDGMEQSIHDIDPNQVKSITVLKDAASASMYGSRGANGVIIIETERGQTGQFKVVTNNWFAVNKPIDLPKFVGAVDFMKLRNETLIQQGQPAIYPEETINQYASGELKEVNWLDQVMERTSTAINNNASISGGGGVGTFNLMLGHIKENGLNKIEGTQKFSARFNTNINIADKFVLMADFYAHRLQVDRLLANDDGHGLYKQAWRLNPTQQIFYDSELPEHYILHNNINPIASIKHGGTKNNMYDRSTINLRPKYNINSNFNIEGNVSYMINKSANKQKRLTYKFFDENGAPAAIWGNDVNASQGVSESQLTARMLINFNKELRQDKDKIYLTAGSEVMNYTFTDFREISKASFFGKLNYSFNNRYILELTGRSDGSSKFAPGHRWGFFPSGAFAWNLHNEHFFKPILESGTVNNIKIRASYGLIGNENVAPYLWQESVDTWGWTIRVPNPNFSWEKQKQWNLGLDVNAFKNRLSFTAEIYHKNSYDLIYDQFAVPPLTGSNSLESAVNIGAVENNGWELSASWSDKKDDFSYTIGGMLFDNRNRMLKAGYNENDRLIFKGDNNRIWYKGVPINNYYGFQSDGYFQTQAEVDATPAKMPNSKPGDIRYVDKNQDGIINDEDRSYLADPLPHYNYAINLDFRYKGWDFSALGQGIGKRTGRLIGQEAYPVYVDGNSNDLGAPRVEYVANHWSPDNPNSRFPRLWTGPSPNTLLSDVWLSNAAFFRIKSLQLGYTFPKIGKSIKNFRIYVNAQDVFTFTKWEGLDPERIDVDSPGTNDGNGNYPRMATYSVGLSASIF
- a CDS encoding phosphotransferase; amino-acid sequence: MSIFPVITSVLSEKNLGEFIKDKYDLSEGFKCTLFRTGVNHTYFISDKKIKYVIRVYCHGWRTKTEIQEELWLLKLLKENSVSVSFPIPDKENNLIQEINAPEGQRYIVLFSYAEGKKMRFMDNETCYEMGSLMARFHTITSNKNINRTNYNSELLLNKSYELLKHYFAEDLSEMQYLKEIGFEISNTFREIEQSEVKKGIVHLDIWYDNVSVNNKEEITIFDFDNCGNGFLFLDIGYFFIQLFHIEINKESYESKVESFLNGYQKVRAITKKEIKLIPEAGAAIFAFYLGVQAQRFDWSNIFLTENYLKMFVARIKTWKEYYTSKK
- a CDS encoding sigma-70 family RNA polymerase sigma factor; this translates as MLSTEYYFNKYFLQLSVFAFPWVGSEEIAKDIVQDAFVVLMGRQDLLLKGEPVIKSFLYSAVKNLAMNIKRRNVVFDRVRSEFNTDQPDENDILDNLINAELIGALHRELNELPEGCQRVCRLIYLDGMKYEEVAQELNVSVNTVKTQRMRAINLLKRKFLNILFTFFTF
- a CDS encoding FecR family protein — its product is MIKTDKILLAELIALLLKDGELPSDKEDQLKNLLQKYPSARDSLSRRLSHTDIYAPFDLRSTDVKQEWLITQQKFTAKKTVLQPKKKYLSLNKIPYKIIGIAAAVILALTLLWQKQQREKSVSYLIPDKIYGHKNDVLPGGAGAILKIEGRKEIRLTEKKAIQYFAQGIELKDGQLVYASNSTENLRNTLIVPKRSTMVLTLSDGTKVWVNAASELSYKANFDKKERRVILKGEAYFEVAKDVHRPFIVETNHINIQAIGTAFNVNSYRANTRVSLTEGKLKVSNEEHEIYMNAGSETQIIEKKLKTFPLASKAEATAFKDGYFYFKNKDMQQILDEISRWYGIQVDCKIPLNNERYEGSMKRDVTLAELCNVLKDLTGYKLTIDKDKLIVNR